A region of the Myxococcus stipitatus DSM 14675 genome:
TCTCCTTGAGCACCAGCGCGGAGATCTCCGGCAACGAATACGTCCGCTCCCGCACACCGATGCGCACCGAGTTGTTGTCGCCCTCGACAATCCGATACGGCATCACCGCCTGCGCCTTCTTCACCTCGTCGGAGAAGTAGTAGCGCCCGATGAGCCGCTTCGCGGAGTACACCGTCATCTCCGGGCTGGTGATGATGTTCTTCTTCGCGGCGTTGCCCACCAGCACCGAGCCATCCTCGAGGAAGGACACGCAGGAGGCATGCGTCGTCTCGCCCCACTCATTGGGGATGACGAGGGGCTGGCCGTCCTGGACCACCGACACGCACGAGTACGACGTGCCGAGGTCGATGCCGATTGCGATGTCGTCCGACATTCCATCTCCGGTGAAGGGCTCGAGCCCGAGGCCGTCGGTGAAGCGCCCGGAGGTTAGGAGCCTCCGCCGGACGTGTCAATGTTCGTGCAATGTAAAGCCTAGCTATTTCAGGCACTTAGCGATGAGTTGACCAGTCGGGGGTGCTGGCTTGAGGGGGGAATGGGACGTCATTATCTATGGGGAAAAGGAGTTCTCCCTCATGTCCGTTGTCCTTGCCGCCCTCACGTCGGACCCGAATCTGCTGAAGTGCGAGCTGCACCGGCTCGCGGGGCAGGTGCTCGTGCAGACGGAGCCTCGGGCCAACGCGATGGGAGTGGGGGCCTATGCCCAGGATGAGGTCCTCCTGCGGCGCTTCTCCAGTGCGGAAGCGGACCCTTCACTCGCGCAGCTGGCCCCACCCAACGAGTCGGAGGCCCTGCTGTTCCATGCGAGCCGGCTGCCCGTGGGCCTCTCGTTCGAGGAGAACACCCAGCCCTTCCGAGCGCGCCGCTGGTTGTTCGCCCACCAGGGCAGTGTGAGTGGCTTCGACGCACTGCGTGCACCGCTGATGGCGTCGCTGCCCGAACACATCCAGCGCCTGGTGCGTGGGTCGACCGACAGCGAGGTGCTGTTCGGCGTCTTCCTGCGTCACCTGCGGGACGTGGGGCGCACGGATGATCCTCGGCTGGAGGCGCGGGTCGCCGGGGGACTCCTGGCGGACACCGCTCGCGAGGTCATCAAGCGCTCCATGGAGGCAGGCATCCCCCGCGCCTCCACCCTGAACCTGGTGGCCACCAATGGCTTCATCCTGGTGGCCTGCCGGTTCGGCGAGGAGCCGCTGTATTACTCACGCCTGGAAGGCGGCACGGAGTGTGAGCCCTGCGGTGTGACGGCGAGCACTCCCGAGACGCAGCCCGCGGTGGGGGCCCACCGCCGCCGCCGCACCGTCGTCGTCGCCAGTCACTTGAAGCGCCCGGGAAGCTGGGTGGAGTTGCCTCGCGGCACCACGCTCGCCGTGGGGCCGGACCTCCAGGTTCAGCTCGTCACCGGAACTTGAGCGCTCGGGGCGCTCCCCGCGTGTAGAGTCTCACGCGCGTCGCGCGGGGTGTTTCCGCCCCTGGCGCTTGGGGTGCCTCGTGTGTTGACGCACGGAAATCCCGAAGCGTGCTGGCGCGAGCCAGTGAAACATGGATTGTAAACAGCAAAATCAAGTAACTCGGACACCGCTTGCGGGGATGAGCAGCGGAGTTGCGGGGTGGATTGTGAACCTCTTTACAATCCGCGGGCATTCATTGCCTGATTCTCACTCTCGCAATCTCCAGCAGATTCCTCAGGGACTGATTTTGCCGTCGCCCCAAGTGTCCACAGTGGTGCCTGAGTCGCGGTTGACCGTGGTGGTTCGCCATCCGGTGGACTCGGTGGTGGCCGCGTCGTTGGCGCGGCGGTTCGGACGGGAGTCGGGGTTGTCGGCGGCGTCCAGCGCGGAGGTGGCCCTGGTGGTGAGTGAGCTGGCCACCAACCTGGTCCGCCACACGCGGCAGGGTGGGACGGTGGAGCTGTGGCGCGAGGACGCCTGGCTCTGCATCCGCGCGTTGGACCGAGGCCCTGGCATGACGGAGCCCGAGCGGCTCTTCGCGGGCCGGGAGGGCCGTCCGGGGCCGTTGCCGGGGGAGAGTCTGGGAGAAGGTGGCGCCGCGGTGCGACGGCTGACCGACGAGGTCCGCGTGTCCAACCGCGAGGGTGGGGGGCTGGAAGTGTTTGCTCGCAAGCGCATGACACGGGAGGCGAGGAGAACGTGGTGAGCCGGGGCATGTTGAGCGCTCAGCTGTTGAGTGTATTGCAGCACTTCATGTCGGAGACCGCCGCGCGGTTGGTGTTGCGCGGCACGCTGGAGTCGCTGCGGGTGTCGGCGGATACGATGAGCGTGGCGGAGCTGCCTCGGGTCATCGATGCGCTGGAGCCGGCGACGCGGCACTTCGTGGACGCGGCTCGGAGGCCGGACCTGGCCGCGAAGCTCAGGGCCGTGATGGCGAAGGCCTCGGCGGCGTCCGCGCCGTCGCTCGGCCTGCGGGAGCCGAGCCCCCCGGCCGCCGCGGCGGCGACCCCGGAGGCTCGGCCCACGACGTACCTGGTGCGGACGGAGGCGGACGCGAGCCATGCGCGGCTGTCGGCGCGTGCGATGTGCGAGGCGTTGGGGGGGCGTGGCTATGAATGCCAGAAGGTCGCGACGGCGGTGAGCGAGCTGGCGCGCAACCAGATTTCGTATGCGGGGGGCGGCACCATCCAGCTGATTCCCGTGCAGTCGCCGCGCAAGCTCTTGCGCGTGCGCGCCGAGGACCAGGGGCGGGGCATTCCCGAGCTGGACCGGGTGCTGTCGGGGACGTACCGGAGCAAGACGGGGATGGGGTTGGGGCTCTTGGGCGTCAAGCGGCTGGCGGACAAGTTCGAGGTGAACACCGGCATCGCCGGGACGCAGGTGGAGTTCGAGGTGTGGCTGTGAGGTTGTCGGCGGCCCACCTGACGCGCCCGAAGGTGGGCGAGGTGGAGAACGGCGACGGGGTGTTGGTGCGCCGGGAGGGGCCGTACACGTTGCTCGCGGTGGTGGACGCCTTGGGGCACGGTCCGGCCGCGGCGCAGGCCTCGGCCGAGGCGCTGCGGTGTCTGGGCCAGGTGGCGTTGAGCTCCTCGGTGGCGTCCGTGGCGGAGGCGCTCCATGTGGCGCTGAAGCACGGGCGGGGCGCGGCGGCGATGCTCGCGGTGTTCGACGGACACACGCTGCACTGTGCGGGCGTGGGGAACGTGGAGCTGCGCACGGTGGGCACGCGGGTGCCGGTGCTTCCCACGCCGGGCATCCTGGGGCAGTCGTTCCGCACGCTGCGGACGCTGTCGACGCCGCTGGTGGTGGGGGACCGGGTGGCCCTCTTCAGCGATGGGTTGAGCTTTCGAGTGGACCTGGAGCAGGTCCGAACGCAGTCCCCTGACATGGCCTGTGCGTTCCTGCTAGAGCGCTTTGGCCGTACCACCGATGACGCCACCGTGCTGGTGGCGGACGTGGAGCCGTCATGAGCATCTCGGACCTTCCGCGGCACGCGCGCGAGCTGTCGCGCATTCCCATCATCCCGC
Encoded here:
- a CDS encoding ATP-binding protein; protein product: MVVRHPVDSVVAASLARRFGRESGLSAASSAEVALVVSELATNLVRHTRQGGTVELWREDAWLCIRALDRGPGMTEPERLFAGREGRPGPLPGESLGEGGAAVRRLTDEVRVSNREGGGLEVFARKRMTREARRTW
- a CDS encoding ATP-binding protein, producing the protein MSRGMLSAQLLSVLQHFMSETAARLVLRGTLESLRVSADTMSVAELPRVIDALEPATRHFVDAARRPDLAAKLRAVMAKASAASAPSLGLREPSPPAAAAATPEARPTTYLVRTEADASHARLSARAMCEALGGRGYECQKVATAVSELARNQISYAGGGTIQLIPVQSPRKLLRVRAEDQGRGIPELDRVLSGTYRSKTGMGLGLLGVKRLADKFEVNTGIAGTQVEFEVWL
- a CDS encoding SpoIIE family protein phosphatase yields the protein MAVRLSAAHLTRPKVGEVENGDGVLVRREGPYTLLAVVDALGHGPAAAQASAEALRCLGQVALSSSVASVAEALHVALKHGRGAAAMLAVFDGHTLHCAGVGNVELRTVGTRVPVLPTPGILGQSFRTLRTLSTPLVVGDRVALFSDGLSFRVDLEQVRTQSPDMACAFLLERFGRTTDDATVLVADVEPS
- a CDS encoding class II glutamine amidotransferase, translated to MSVVLAALTSDPNLLKCELHRLAGQVLVQTEPRANAMGVGAYAQDEVLLRRFSSAEADPSLAQLAPPNESEALLFHASRLPVGLSFEENTQPFRARRWLFAHQGSVSGFDALRAPLMASLPEHIQRLVRGSTDSEVLFGVFLRHLRDVGRTDDPRLEARVAGGLLADTAREVIKRSMEAGIPRASTLNLVATNGFILVACRFGEEPLYYSRLEGGTECEPCGVTASTPETQPAVGAHRRRRTVVVASHLKRPGSWVELPRGTTLAVGPDLQVQLVTGT